Proteins encoded within one genomic window of Humulus lupulus chromosome 1, drHumLupu1.1, whole genome shotgun sequence:
- the LOC133829853 gene encoding uncharacterized protein LOC133829853 codes for MEETIQRQNAEINQLRQQAGPPVRSEAPMVSQPPAIVGLPVAENRMEPLFERFRKQHPPVFEGSIDPVQAEEWISGMERILNMMGVQGNERVVCTSFMLRKDARIWWEVVEQSRDVNTMDWDGFKQVFNDKYYNSAVLAAKMDEFTKLTQGNLSVTEYAQKFDRLAKFAKDLVPTDKVRADRFVRGLKPMIARDVEIFSRGAFTYDEVVEMALTAERSEERIWKDNAARRDAKKSGAATSTDNRKRGQDQPSQARNDKRPKPNNDNRPGGNGRRNIPPCPKCTKRHLGECRSGVCYKCGKEGHVKRNCPTWEQSGSKKEQKKDDKYVPARVFTITQAEAEASPFVVTGQIPMANITCKVLFDSGASDSFISSRTVNVVNAPSEIFNVGFGTMLPSGEIVISKNWVKAVPLWIGGRELYVDLIVLDLYDFDVILGMDFLSKYGASIDCKRKKVVFAPEGGDLFEFEGISKKPKTPIISAMRAREMLQHGCLGYLVNIVNETEETERRPEETRVVAEFLDVFPEELPGLPPHREIEFVIDLMPGTTPVSRAPYRMAPAELKELKTQLEELLKLGFIRPS; via the coding sequence ATGGAggagaccattcaaagacagAACGCAGAGATCAATCAACTGAGGCAGCAAGCTGGGCCACCTGTAAGGTCTGAAGCACCAATGGTTAGTCAGCCACCTGCCATCGTAGGGTTACCAGTTGCAGAGAATCGTATGGAGCCTTTGTTTGAAAGGTTTCGAAAGCAACACCCACCAGTGTTTGAAGGCAGCATCGATCCTGTCCAGGCAGAGGAGTGGATCAGTGGGATGGAGAGGATCTTGAACATGATGGGAGTTCAAGGAAATGAACGAGTGGTGTGCACATCTTtcatgctgagaaaagatgctcggatttggtgggaggtggtggagCAATCACGGGATGTTAACACTATGGATTGGGACGGATTCAAACAGGTGTTTAATGATAAATACTACAACTCAGCAGTGTTAGCAGCAAAAATGGATGAATTTACCAAGCTGACTCAAGGTAATCTCTCGGTGACAGAatatgcacagaagttcgatcggttggcgaagtttgcCAAGGATCTTGTACCTACTGACAAGGTACGAGCGGACCGGTTTGTGAGAGGTCTAAAACcaatgatagctcgggatgtagaGATTTTTTCTAGAGGTGCTTTCACCTATGATGAAGTGGTGGAAATGGCTCTTACAGCTGAAAGAAGCGAAGAGAGAATCTGGAAAGATAATGCTGCTAGAAGAGATGCTAAGAAGAGTGGGGCAGCCACCTCCACTGACAATAGGAAAAGGGGACAGGACCAGCCAAGCCAAGCCAGAAATGATAAACGGCCCAAGCCCAACAATGACAACCGTCCTGGTGGAAATGGTAGAAGAAACATTCCACCTTGCCCTAAGTGCACAAAACGCCATCTTGGTGAGTGCAGATCTGGAGTTTGCTACAAATGTGGGAAGGAAGGTCATGTGAAGCGTAATTGTCCGACATGGGAACAATCTGGCAGTAAGAAAGAACAGAAGAAGGATGACAAGTACGTCCCAGCCAGAGTCTTCACCATCACCCAAGCTGAAGCTGAGGCAAGTCCTTTCGTTGTAACAGGTCAAATCCCTATGGCCAATATCACATGTAAAGTTTTATTTGATTCTGGTGCATCAGACTCTTTTATTTCTAGTAGAACTGTAAATGTTGTAAATGCACCTAGTGAAATATTtaatgtggggtttgggactatgttACCTTCTGGGGAAATTGTAATATCTAAAAATTGGGTTAAAGCAGTACCTTTATGGATAGGTGGGAGGGAATTGtatgtagacctgattgtattAGATTTGTATGATTTTGATGTAATTCTGGGGATGGATTTTCTTTCCAAATACGGGGCATctatcgactgcaaacgcaagaaagtggtCTTTGCACCGGAAGGCGGAGATCTGTTTGAGTTCGAAGGCATAAGCAAGAAACCCAAAACTCCTATCATATCAGCGATGAGAGCTAGAGAAATGTTGCAACACGGATGTTTGGGGTATCTCGTGAACATTGTCAATGAAACCGAAGAGACAGAAAGGAGACCTGAAGAGACAAGAGTTGTAGCTGAGTTCCTCGATGTTTTTCCAGAAGAACTGCCAGGTTTACCTCCGCACAGGGAGATAGAATTTGTAATTGATTTGATGCCCGGGACAACGCCAGTATctcgagcaccatacagaatggcaccagcagaattgaaagagcTCAAAACTCAATTGGAGGAATTACTAAAgctggggttcatcagaccgagctaA